Proteins from one Bombyx mori chromosome 1, ASM3026992v2 genomic window:
- the LOC105841769 gene encoding uncharacterized protein LOC105841769 produces the protein MVKTRLGTDTDMATSSTNGTTAAADQTGRDRQSVHSSRAPSPTPSVRSTVSSAMTQIRRQKLIQLKLDAAEQRARLHLQLLEEKLAIESQALEEEEDPQLTCNLPGNSQTLPNAHDVRLPACCQQNSEENELANCVTKLLARQSSTRELPTFSGEPEEWSLFYSQFTSTTKLCGYSDDENIARLARCLKGRARDAVYALLVSASNLDRIISTLKLRFGRPENIIEILLNKIHAIRDIRHDDIDRLIEFATAVQNVTATMKSTEEIGHLMNPTLIREIVSKLPSTLRYQWAIHAASLGVKTVTLSHISEWLMTMANAASFISPLTTKTSSDVKPPTRPDPRLWRPAVMATTPTAVNLSCTLCGDAHDIQSCERFIQMTTDDRWRFVTEKKLCFSCLSSRHQLRACEKKTKCAVRDCMRVHHTLLHAVRRVMKIDNAVNHTDNTVNTLNSADRHVFLKVVPVVVSGAKGDVLTYALLDEGAAVTLVNSSLLERAGITGPTSSLRIRGASGMTTIEPNSRLVSFNIRGVNVSNVYNVNSARSVNNLNICVDSFRYKKIVNKYPWVTDYVTDYDIRPDMIELLIGQDNIDLIITRQIIQRHKTGPIVSKTDLGYVVHGNVGLGSVPDDATVLHSCRCDELYELVKQSFSTDSFGVKQTNDFPRSREDQLALSIMERTTKLLPEGRWETGLLWKSDDLQLPDSLPLAMSRLNGVQKKMVRYPEFASQYRSKIEENLDKGYITKIQPGDPATRIWYLPHFAVFNPNKPNKLRIVLDCAAKSGGKSFNDFLLRGPDFLTSLPAVLLKFRTGKFAVTADIQEMFHRVLIRPEDRHAQRILWDGETYIMNVMTFGAVCSPSSAQFVKNINARRYETTKPEAYKAIVDHHYVDDYIHSFDHEDDLIRVVDDVVHIHVSGGFNLRNFVSNSKRLLAHLPAEKLAPSCLKILSDVKDDQVERVLGVRWDRETDEFLFHLKFPKVSEAIKTGIKRPTKREVMRLIMSLFDPLGFLLYVTVKGRILLQTIWKSNVGWDDEVELSQFEKWQSWLTELQKTSEFRTPRWLFNDGCGKQEPPELHIFCDASSKAFASVAYLRDKTTDGKWHVSFVIARARVAPLKVMSIPRLELQAALMGARLAHTLKKNIDVSTVTYWSDSKTVLSWLRSDSGRFKPFVAHRVSEISELTEVSHWRWVPSGLNAADDATRETVAEDNTRWMNGPSFLREPKETWPQDDSVISLDPDDVEVKVNTITLMTVELPDDSRFSRYWRLIRSTAWFMRAVHNWMHKSSKRHGELTADEVKVAELIWIRESQRRMFSDDIESVKKTGQVKRDSPLRQLTPFLDKDGILRVRGRICRADGDNDFRHPIILNPKDKYVKLQLMQYHVDSAHNGRERVLHEVRRRFWIINGRNAVKMTWNDCQFCKNSRAKPSPPLMADLPDVRLKEVSRPFTYTGLDYFGPIIVKVGRRHEKRWVALFTCLTVRSIHLELVHDLTTSSVLMSLRRLIARRGCPSIIFSDNATTFRGADRELKRAVQAIDKDELITFGSLRHLEWRFIAPDAPHMGGCWERLVRSVKTSLRVTLKTRTPNDQTLMTLLAEAEFMVNSRPLTYVPLDFDDDLPLTPNDFLLPKTEFIDHPFGMFTDHDLLKRTWRESQRLADLIWKRWVKEYLPTLTRRDKWYRDSDRPLAIGDVVVVVDSQLPRNQWPLGKIEQVFPGKDDMVRVAKVRTRHGLYTRPATKLCRLDVHSSS, from the coding sequence ATGGTGAAGACAAGACTAGGAACAGACACCGACATGGCGACGTCTTCGACAAATGGTACGACCGCCGCTGCTGACCAGACCGGGCGAGACCGACAGTCCGTCCACAGCAGTCGCGCACCGTCACCGACCCCGTCTGTCCGGTCCACCGTCTCCAGTGCAATGACTCAGATTCGACGACAAAAACTAATACAACTAAAGTTGGACGCTGCCGAACAACGCGCACGACTACACCTGCAGCTTCTGGAGGAAAAACTAGCCATCGAAAGTCAGGCCCTAGAAGAGGAAGAAGATCCGCAACTGACATGCAATCTACCAGGTAACTCTCAAACATTACCAAACGCACATGACGTAAGATTACCGGCTTGCTGTCAGCAAAATTCAGAAGAGAATGAGCTAGCAAACTGCGTAACTAAGCTCCTCGCAAGACAGTCAAGTACTCGAGAATTGCCTACGTTCTCTGGTGAGCCCGAGGAATGGTCTCTTTTTTATAGTCAATTTACATCGACAACAAAATTATGCGGCTATAGCGATGACGAGAATATAGCCCGACTCGCGCGATGTTTGAAGGGACGAGCACGTGACGCAGTGTACGCGCTTCTTGTTAGCGCTAGCAATCTCGATCGCATTATCAGCACATTAAAATTACGTTTCGGCCGACCAGAAAATATCATcgaaattttattgaataaaattcaTGCAATACGTGACATACGTCACGACGACATAGACCGTCTAATAGAGTTCGCGACGGCTGTGCAAAATGTCACGGCGACTATGAAATCAACCGAAGAAATAGGACATTTAATGAATCCAACGTTAATACGAGAAATTGTCAGTAAGCTGCCATCGACGTTACGATATCAATGGGCGATACATGCAGCGAGCTTAGGCGTGAAGACCGTCACGCTGTCACATATATCGGAGTGGCTTATGACAATGGCCAACGCTGCTTCATTCATCAGTCCTCTGACCACCAAGACGTCTAGTGATGTGAAACCACCGACCAGACCGGATCCTAGACTTTGGAGACCAGCAGTGATGGCGACGACTCCAACGGCAGTAAATTTATCCTGTACTCTTTGCGGCGATGCGCATGACATACAAAGCTGTGAGAGGTTCATACAGATGACGACAGACGATCGTTGGAGATTCGTAACTGAGAAGAAGTTGTGTTTTTCATGTTTGTCCAGCCGACATCAATTAAGGGCTTGTGAAAAAAAGACGAAGTGTGCTGTTCGCGACTGCATGAGGGTTCATCACACTTTGCTCCACGCTGTGCGACGCGTCATGAAGATTGATAATGCTGTCAACCACACGGACAATACCGTTAATACTCTCAACAGTGCGGATCGGcatgtatttttaaaagtgGTTCCAGTTGTAGTATCCGGAGCGAAAGGTGACGTGCTGACCTATGCACTTTTAGACGAGGGAGCAGCAGTGACACTCGTGAACTCGTCACTTCTGGAGAGAGCTGGCATCACTGGACCGACGTCGAGCCTTCGCATCCGCGGCGCGTCCGGCATGACAACCATCGAACCGAACTCTAGACTAGTTTCTTTTAATATTCGCGGAGTAAATGTAtcaaatgtatataatgtaaataGTGCACGTTCTGtaaataatcttaatatatGTGTAGATAGTTTTAGATATAAGAAAATTGTAAACAAATATCCGTGGGTGACTGACTATGTAACTGACTATGACATACGGCCTGACATGATTGAACTTCTTATTGGACAAGACAACATTGATTTGATTATTACTAGACAGATAATACAAAGACATAAGACTGGACCAATAGTTTCTAAGACTGACTTAGGCTACGTAGTTCATGGAAATGTAGGACTGGGTAGTGTACCAGACGATGCAACTGTTTTACATTCTTGTCGTTGCGACGAACTATACGAGCTGGTCAAGCAGTCTTTCTCCACAGACTCGTTTGGCGTTAAGCAGACTAACGACTTTCCTCGTTCTCGAGAGGATCAGCTAGCGCTGAGCATCATGGAGCGAACCACTAAGCTCTTACCCGAAGGCAGGTGGGAGACTGGCCTGCTTTGGAAGTCTGACGATCTTCAGCTGCCGGACAGCCTACCGTTGGCTATGAGCCGACTCAACGGTGTCCAGAAGAAAATGGTGAGGTACCCAGAGTTTGCTTCTCAGTACAGGTCTAAGATAGAAGAGAATTTGGACAAAGGGTACATCACGAAAATTCAACCAGGAGATCCTGCGACTAGGATCTGGTACTTGCCGCATTTTGCAGTCTTCAACCCCAACAAACCGAACAAGCTGCGGATTGTTTTAGACTGTGCTGCGAAGTCTGGTGGTAAGTCATTTAATGATTTCCTACTGCGAGGACCTGACTTTTTGACATCACTACCAGCAGTCTTATTAAAGTTCCGGACAGGAAAGTTTGCTGTGACAGCGGACATACAGGAAATGTTCCACAGAGTTCTCATCCGACCGGAAGATAGACATGCTCAGAGAATTTTGTGGGATGGCGAAACTTACATCATGAACGTCATGACCTTTGGTGCTGTATGCTCGCCGTCATCAGCacaatttgttaaaaatataaatgctcGTAGGTATGAGACGACAAAACCTGAAGCATATAAAGCAATTGTTGATCACCACTATGTCGATGATTATATCCACTCTTTCGATCATGAAGATGATCTGATCCGGGTGGTGGATGACGTGGTACACATTCATGTTTCAGGTGGGTTTAACTTACGTAATTTTGTATCGAACTCAAAACGTTTACTAGCTCATTTACCGGCTGAGAAACTTGCCCCGAGCTGTCTGAAAATCCTCTCAGACGTTAAAGATGACCAGGTTGAAAGAGTACTCGGAGTGCGTTGGGATCGAGAGACTGACGAATTTCTATTTCATTTGAAGTTCCCGAAGGTGAGCGAAGCTATTAAGACAGGCATTAAAAGACCGACTAAACGCGAAGTGATGAGACTTATTATGTCTCTATTTGACCCGTTAGGTTTTTTGCTTTACGTCACCGTGAAGGGTCGTATTCTGCTGCAGACCATATGGAAGTCAAATGTTGGTTGGGATGACGAAGTTGAGCTTAGCCAGTTTGAAAAATGGCAGTCTTGGTTGACTGAGCTTCAAAAGACCAGTGAATTCAGGACTCCACGTTGGTTGTTTAACGACGGATGTGGCAAGCAAGAACCGCCAGAACTTCATATTTTTTGCGATGCAAGCAGCAAAGCTTTCGCCAGTGTGGCATATTTACGAGACAAAACGACTGATGGCAAATGGCACGTGTCTTTTGTCATTGCACGCGCACGTGTTGCACCTCTTAAAGTGATGAGTATCCCTCGACTTGAGCTACAAGCTGCGCTTATGGGTGCAAGACTAGCTCACACTTTGAAGAAAAATATAGACGTGAGTACCGTGACCTACTGGTCTGACTCAAAGACCGTGTTAAGTTGGCTTAGGTCTGACAGTGGCCGTTTCAAGCCTTTCGTAGCCCATCGCGTCAGTGAGATTTCTGAGCTGACTGAGGTCAGTCACTGGAGGTGGGTACCTTCAGGACTAAATGCTGCAGATGACGCCACAAGGGAGACTGTTGCCGAGGACAACACACGATGGATGAATGGACCGTCATTTCTACGTGAGCCCAAAGAGACCTGGCCACAAGATGATTCTGTCATAAGTCTGGACCCTGACGACGTCGAGGTTAAGGTTAACACCATTACTCTAATGACTGTAGAGCTACCCGATGACAGTCGTTTTTCCCGATACTGGAGACTTATCAGGAGCACCGCTTGGTTTATGCGTGCAGTACACAACTGGATGCACAAGAGTAGCAAGCGACACGGTGAGTTGACAGCCGACGAAGTTAAAGTAGCGGAGCTAATCTGGATTAGAGAAAGCCAAAGACGAATGTTCTCAGACGATATAGAAAGTGTCAAGAAAACCGGACAAGTGAAGCGAGATTCTCCGCTCCGTCAGCTTACACCATTTTTAGACAAGGACGGCATCCTCCGTGTTCGTGGGAGGATCTGCAGAGCAGATGGTGATAACGATTTCAGGCACCCTATAATTTTGAATCCAAAAGACAAATATGTCAAATTACAACTTATGCAGTATCACGTGGACTCAGCACATAATGGACGCGAACGTGTGCTGCATGAAGTGAGACGACGATTCTGGATAATAAATGGACGTAATGCAGTAAAGATGACATGGAATGACTGTCAGTTCTGCAAGAACAGTCGTGCGAAGCCCTCGCCACCACTCATGGCTGATTTACCAGATGTTAGATTGAAGGAGGTCAGTCGACCTTTCACTTACACCGGGTTAGATTATTTCGGTCCAATTATAGTGAAGGTTGGACGTAGACACGAGAAAAGATGGGTAGCACTATTTACATGTCTGACAGTTCGCTCTATCCATCTGGAGTTGGTTCACGATTTGACAACCAGCTCCGTGTTGATGAGCCTCAGACGGCTGATAGCGAGACGAGGCTGTCCAAGTATTATTTTCAGCGACAACGCGACTACCTTTCGTGGGGCTGACCGTGAACTGAAGCGAGCTGTACAAGCTATCGACAAAGACGAACTCATCACCTTCGGTAGCCTCCGACACTTGGAGTGGCGATTCATAGCCCCTGACGCACCTCATATGGGTGGATGCTGGGAGCGGCTCGTGAGATCCGTCAAAACAAGCTTGCGAGTAACGCTCAAGACCAGAACACCTAACGATCAGACTTTAATGACACTCCTGGCTGAGGCTGAATTCATGGTGAATTCAAGACCACTGACATACGTACCTCTTGATTTTGACGACGACTTACCCTTGACTCCGAATGATTTTTTACTACCAAAGACAGAATTTATTGACCATCCTTTCGGAATGTTTACGGACCATGATTTACTGAAACGGACTTGGAGAGAATCTCAACGACTTGCAGACTTGATTTGGAAACGCTGGGTCAAGGAGTACTTGCCCACTTTGACACGACGAGACAAATGGTACAGAGATTCTGACAGACCACTGGCGATTGGTGACGTCGTAGTTGTTGTTGACTCCCAGCTACCCCGCAACCAGTGGCCGCTTGGCAAGATCGAGCAGGTCTTCCCTGGTAAGGACGACATGGTTCGCGTTGCTAAAGTTCGGACCAGACATGGACTCTACACAAGACCGGCGACGAAACTGTGCAGGTTGGACGTACACTCCTCATCTTGA
- the LOC119628780 gene encoding ATP-dependent DNA helicase pif1 produces MSEDILHQIRVSSRNHDIEMNEEIHNRALLLIEDMCYLMCGNLLIRLGMPAPYREMNDAFNRELEREREYDHQELDLVVQTNVPLLNYQQKEVYDTLMKAIDDENGGLYFLDAPGGTGKTFLMSLVLATVRARFNIAVAVASSGIAATLLEGCRTAHSAFKLPLNLQTIEEPTCNIAKHSAMAKVLAVSKIIIWDECTMAHKRALEALNRTLKDLRNDSRCFGGAMILLSGDFRQILPVIPRSTAADEINACLKSSNLWRHVKKLQLTTNMRVTLLNDTSAEDFSEQLLTIEIISNYKNYEWMSERAILAAKNKDVDDLNYIIQNKIIGTMHSFKSIDCVTNEDEATNYPIEFLNSLDVPGLPPHNLRLKVGSVVIMLRNINQPKLCNGTRLVVRKLMNNVIYATIMIGKFKGEEVLIPRIPMIPTDMPFEFKRLQFPIRLAFAMTINKSQGQSLKVCGLNLEHSCFSHGQLYVACSRVGRPSALFVFAPDNKTKNVMYHKVLK; encoded by the exons ATGTCAGAAGATATTTTACATCAAATTCGTGTCAGTTCCAGAAATCACGATATTGAGATGAATGAGGAGATACATAATCGTGCTTTACTCTTGATCGAAGATATGTGTTACCTCATGTGCGGTAATTTATTAATCAGGTTAGGAATGCCAGCACCATATCGTGAAATGAATGACGCATTTAATCGAGAATTGGAAAGGGAACGTGAATATGATCACCAGGAATTAGATTTAGTAGTTCAAACGAATGTACCCCTGTTGAATTACCAACAAAAGGAAGTTTATGATACTTTAATGAAGGCAATCGATGATGAAAATGGTGGTTTATATTTTCTAGATGCCCCTGGTGGAACTGGCAAGACATTCCTCATGTCATTAGTTTTAGCAACTGTTCGGGCGAGATTTAACATAGCGGTTGCAGTTGCTTCTTCTGGAATAGCAGCCACATTGTTAGAAGGATGCCGTACGGCTCATTCAGCATTCAAATTACCGTTAAATCTTCAAACTATTGAAGAACCAACGTGTAATATTGCAAAACACTCAGCAATGGCCAAAGTTTTAGCGGTATCGAAAATCATCATCTGGGACGAATGCACAATGGCGCATAAACGTGCATTAGAAGCACTTAACCGAACATTAAAAGATTTACGCAATGACTCGAGATGTTTTGGAGGAGCAATGATTTTACTTTCTGGCGATTTCCGCCAAATACTGCCAGTAATTCCAAGATCTACGGCTGCCGACGAAATAAACGCTTGCCTCAAATCGTCAAATCTATGGCGCCATGTGAAGAAACTGCAACTGACAACAAACATGAGAGTTACATTGCTTAATGATACATCTGCTGAAGATTTCTCGGAGCAATTGCTGACTATCG AAATTATTTCTAACTACAAAAATTATGAATGGATGAGTGAGCGAGCAATTTTAGCGGCTAAGAATAAAGATGTAGATGACCTAAACTACATAATTCAAAATAAGATCATTGGAACAATGCATTCATTCAAATCTATTGACTGCGTCACAAATGAAGATGAAGCCACCAACTATCcaattgaatttttaaactcTTTGGACGTGCCTGGCTTACCACCGCACAATTTACGCCTAAAGGTTGGCTCCGTAGTAATCATGCTTCGAAACATAAACCAACCAAAACTGTGCAACGGTACGCGTTTGGTGGTTAGAAAATTGATGAACAATGTAATTTACGCTACGATAATGATAGGAAAATTCAAAGGTGAGGAAGTTCTCATTCCGAGGATACCGATGATCCCAACCGATATGCCGTTTGAATTTAAAAGACTTCAATTTCCGATACGTCTTGCATTTGCCATGACCATCAACAAATCACAAGGCCAATCCTTAAAAGTTTGTGGTTTAAATCTAGAACATTCATGTTTTTCCCATGGTCAATTATACGTGGCATGTTCACGGGTCGGAAGACCATCTGCGTTGTTTGTTTTTGCGCctgataataaaacaaaaaatgtcatGTATCACAAGGTACTTAAATGA